Proteins encoded by one window of Gehongia tenuis:
- the tkt gene encoding transketolase: MKPIEELTVNAIRVLSAQAVQKANSGHPGMPLGAAPMAYALYGKTMNYNPRNPYWHNRDRFVLSAGHGSMLLYSALHLFGYDLDMEDIKDFRQLGSKTPGHPEIQHTPGVEVSTGPLGQGIANAVGMALAERHLAARFNKPDMPLVDHYTYVIAGDGCMMEGISGEAASLAGTWGLGKLIVLYDSNAISIEGSTEIAFTESVADRFRAYNWQVLDVADGNDVDAIEKAIEAAKADAGHPTLIEVHTKIGYGSSKEGSAASHGAPLGEDSVKGLMEKLNWPCKEWFEVPGEVYDFTRQAVAAGQNKQDAWDELAAAYQKIYPEEFQQYQDFMSGKVDASCIAKLDMNKPMATRQASGMVIAELSKAIPNLMGGSADLGPSNLTSLPDCGDFSKANPAGRNMHFGVREHAMAAIANGMALHGGLRVFCATFFVFSDYMKHAMRMSALMNLPVVYVLTHDSLGVGEDGPTHEPIEQLAALRSIPNLTVFRPADGKETAAAWQCALSSQGPTALVLSRQGLPCYERSGADAAKGGYILSDCQKAVPDVILMATGSEVALAMEAQKILEGQNVAARVVSMPSFERFDAQNEAYRESVLPSACRARVAIEVLSSFGWYKYVGLDGAVIAMDRFGASGPANDLFKYFGFTAEHVVEETFKVLDRNI; the protein is encoded by the coding sequence CGTGAACGCCATCCGGGTTCTGTCCGCCCAGGCCGTGCAAAAAGCAAATTCCGGCCATCCCGGTATGCCTTTGGGCGCGGCGCCCATGGCTTACGCCCTGTATGGCAAAACGATGAACTATAATCCCCGGAATCCCTACTGGCATAATCGGGACCGTTTTGTACTCTCCGCGGGACACGGTTCCATGCTGCTGTACAGCGCACTCCATCTTTTTGGATATGATCTTGATATGGAGGACATCAAGGACTTCCGCCAGTTGGGTTCCAAAACGCCCGGCCATCCGGAAATCCAGCATACTCCCGGCGTGGAGGTTTCCACCGGCCCTCTGGGTCAGGGCATCGCCAATGCGGTGGGTATGGCGCTGGCGGAGCGCCATTTGGCCGCCCGCTTCAATAAGCCGGATATGCCGCTGGTGGATCACTACACCTACGTCATTGCGGGCGATGGGTGCATGATGGAGGGTATCTCCGGTGAAGCGGCCTCCTTGGCCGGAACCTGGGGCCTTGGCAAACTCATCGTTCTGTATGATTCCAACGCCATCAGCATTGAGGGCAGCACGGAGATTGCCTTCACCGAGAGTGTCGCTGACCGCTTCCGCGCTTACAACTGGCAGGTGCTGGATGTGGCCGACGGCAACGATGTGGATGCCATCGAGAAGGCCATTGAAGCGGCGAAAGCCGACGCCGGGCATCCCACGCTGATCGAGGTGCACACCAAGATCGGATACGGTTCCTCCAAGGAAGGCAGCGCTGCTTCCCACGGCGCGCCCCTGGGTGAGGACAGCGTGAAGGGTCTGATGGAAAAGCTGAACTGGCCCTGTAAGGAATGGTTTGAAGTGCCCGGCGAGGTCTACGACTTCACCCGCCAGGCGGTGGCGGCAGGCCAAAACAAGCAGGATGCCTGGGATGAGCTGGCGGCGGCCTATCAGAAGATTTATCCCGAAGAATTCCAGCAGTATCAGGACTTCATGTCCGGCAAGGTGGATGCCTCCTGCATCGCCAAGCTGGACATGAATAAACCGATGGCCACGCGTCAGGCCAGCGGCATGGTGATTGCGGAGCTTTCCAAGGCGATCCCGAATCTTATGGGCGGAAGCGCCGATCTTGGACCTTCCAACCTGACCAGCCTGCCGGACTGCGGAGACTTCTCCAAAGCGAATCCCGCGGGACGCAACATGCATTTTGGCGTTCGCGAACACGCCATGGCGGCCATCGCCAACGGTATGGCGCTTCACGGCGGACTAAGGGTGTTCTGCGCGACCTTCTTTGTGTTCAGTGATTACATGAAGCATGCCATGCGCATGTCCGCTCTCATGAATTTGCCGGTGGTGTATGTGCTCACTCACGATTCCCTGGGTGTGGGCGAGGATGGGCCCACCCATGAGCCCATTGAGCAGCTGGCGGCCCTTCGCAGCATTCCCAATCTGACCGTGTTCCGTCCCGCCGACGGCAAGGAGACTGCCGCTGCGTGGCAGTGTGCTTTGAGTTCTCAAGGACCCACCGCTTTGGTTTTGAGCCGTCAGGGACTGCCCTGCTATGAGCGTTCCGGCGCCGATGCCGCCAAGGGCGGATACATCCTCAGCGACTGCCAAAAGGCTGTGCCCGACGTGATCCTGATGGCTACCGGTTCGGAAGTGGCGCTGGCCATGGAGGCGCAAAAGATTCTGGAGGGTCAGAATGTGGCGGCCAGAGTGGTGTCCATGCCCAGCTTCGAGCGCTTTGACGCTCAGAACGAAGCCTATCGGGAGAGCGTTCTGCCCTCCGCCTGCAGGGCCAGAGTGGCCATAGAGGTGCTGAGCTCCTTCGGATGGTACAAGTATGTGGGCC